The following are from one region of the Microbacterium sp. cx-55 genome:
- the ligA gene encoding NAD-dependent DNA ligase LigA: MTDADESLDLTLTLDEARAESGALTERILRARDTYYGADAEIVDDATYDGWMRRLEAIERAFPEVQGQDSPTLSVGAASTTMFAPVEHAERMLSLDNVFSAEELREWCAKTQASAGRPVRWLTELKIDGLAINLRYENGVLVSAATRGDGRIGEDVTVNALRVRGIPQRLAGDGHPTRVEVRGEVFIPVAEFERLNALQARLRDRVVGDARARPRTFDEVKARLSAERRFAAFANPRNAASGGLRQQLDKKDGLELEAGEARLDSLRLFVHGIGAWADPPVASQSEVYELLAQWGLPTSPYSRTFDDIEGVLGFVANYGEHRHDVEHEIDGVVVKVDELALHDELGATSRAPRWAIAYKYPPEQVNTRLLDIVVSVGRTGRATPFAVMEPARVAGSVVRQATLHNQDVVKAKGVLIGDTVVLRKAGDVIPEVLGPVVELRDGTERPFVMPEFCPECGTALAPAKEGDIDLRCPNSRSCPAQVRGRVEHIGSRSALDVEALGEVTAAALTQAGGEGPPPLDGEAGLFDLTLEQLVPIEVIVRDAETGAQKVDEQTGEFIRRAPFQRIERTYPPGWEDKSAAERRAAGIRKDHVVRHPSAQALTLLAELEKAKTKELYRFLIALSIRHVGPTAARALAQWFGSLAAIRRATREELAAVDGVGGIIADALIDWFDVDWHREIVDRWAASGAQLFTPGHPGPGAAAAAGGVLEGITVVATGSLEGYSREGAQEAILAAGGKAGSSVSKKTDFVAAGPGAGSKLGKAEQLGVRIIDAAQFRILVEQGPAALDPLADADGEDGAETAPVD; the protein is encoded by the coding sequence GTGACGGATGCCGACGAATCCCTCGACCTGACGTTGACGCTCGACGAGGCCCGTGCCGAGTCCGGCGCGCTGACCGAGCGCATTCTGCGCGCGCGCGACACCTACTACGGCGCAGACGCGGAGATCGTCGACGACGCGACGTACGACGGGTGGATGCGCCGCCTCGAGGCGATCGAACGCGCGTTTCCCGAGGTGCAGGGTCAGGACTCGCCGACGCTCAGCGTGGGCGCCGCATCCACGACGATGTTCGCGCCCGTCGAGCACGCGGAGCGGATGCTGAGTCTCGACAACGTCTTCAGCGCCGAAGAGCTGCGCGAATGGTGCGCGAAGACGCAGGCGTCGGCCGGGCGGCCGGTGCGCTGGCTGACCGAGCTCAAGATCGACGGACTCGCCATCAACCTCCGCTACGAGAACGGTGTGCTGGTCTCGGCGGCGACCCGCGGCGACGGGCGAATCGGCGAGGACGTCACGGTGAACGCGCTCCGGGTGCGCGGCATCCCGCAGCGGCTCGCGGGCGACGGCCATCCCACCCGGGTCGAGGTGCGCGGCGAGGTCTTCATCCCGGTCGCCGAGTTCGAGCGCCTGAACGCGCTGCAGGCACGTCTGCGGGATCGCGTCGTGGGCGACGCACGAGCACGCCCGCGCACGTTCGACGAGGTCAAAGCGCGCCTCAGCGCCGAGCGCCGATTCGCGGCGTTCGCGAACCCGCGCAACGCCGCCAGCGGGGGGCTCCGCCAGCAGCTCGACAAGAAAGACGGTCTCGAACTCGAAGCGGGCGAAGCGCGCCTCGACTCGCTCCGCCTGTTCGTGCACGGCATCGGCGCGTGGGCCGATCCGCCCGTCGCGTCGCAGAGCGAGGTGTACGAGTTGCTCGCCCAGTGGGGCCTGCCGACGAGCCCGTACTCCCGGACGTTCGACGACATCGAGGGGGTGCTCGGCTTCGTCGCGAACTACGGCGAGCACCGGCACGACGTCGAGCACGAGATCGACGGGGTCGTCGTCAAGGTCGACGAGCTCGCCCTGCACGACGAACTCGGCGCGACGAGCCGCGCCCCGCGGTGGGCGATCGCCTACAAGTACCCGCCCGAGCAGGTGAACACCCGACTGCTCGACATCGTCGTGTCGGTCGGTCGCACGGGCCGCGCGACACCGTTCGCCGTGATGGAGCCCGCGCGTGTGGCCGGCTCCGTGGTCCGGCAGGCGACCCTCCACAACCAGGACGTCGTCAAGGCCAAGGGGGTGCTGATCGGCGACACCGTGGTCCTGCGCAAGGCCGGTGACGTGATTCCCGAGGTTCTGGGGCCGGTGGTCGAACTCCGGGACGGCACCGAACGCCCCTTCGTCATGCCCGAGTTCTGCCCCGAATGCGGCACCGCGCTCGCACCGGCCAAAGAGGGCGACATCGATCTGCGGTGCCCGAACTCACGATCCTGCCCCGCGCAGGTGCGCGGCCGTGTCGAACACATCGGGTCGCGCAGCGCCCTCGACGTCGAGGCGCTCGGCGAGGTCACCGCGGCCGCGCTCACCCAGGCGGGCGGAGAGGGACCGCCTCCGCTCGACGGCGAGGCGGGCCTGTTCGATCTGACGCTGGAGCAACTGGTCCCGATCGAGGTCATCGTTCGCGATGCTGAGACCGGAGCCCAGAAGGTCGACGAGCAGACCGGCGAGTTCATCCGGCGGGCGCCGTTCCAGCGCATCGAACGCACGTACCCGCCCGGCTGGGAAGACAAGAGCGCCGCGGAGCGCCGCGCCGCCGGCATCCGGAAAGACCATGTCGTGCGGCACCCGTCGGCGCAGGCGCTCACGCTGCTCGCCGAGCTCGAGAAGGCGAAGACGAAGGAGCTCTACCGCTTCCTCATCGCCCTCAGCATCCGTCACGTCGGTCCGACGGCGGCGCGGGCCCTCGCACAGTGGTTCGGATCGCTGGCGGCCATCCGTCGTGCCACGCGGGAAGAGCTGGCGGCCGTCGACGGGGTGGGCGGCATCATCGCCGACGCGCTGATCGATTGGTTCGACGTGGACTGGCACCGCGAGATCGTCGACCGGTGGGCGGCTTCGGGGGCGCAGCTGTTCACCCCGGGGCACCCCGGTCCGGGCGCGGCCGCCGCGGCGGGCGGGGTCCTGGAGGGAATCACGGTCGTCGCGACCGGAAGTCTCGAGGGGTATAGCCGTGAGGGCGCGCAGGAAGCGATCCTCGCGGCCGGCGGCAAGGCGGGTTCGAGCGTGTCGAAGAAGACGGACTTCGTCGCGGCGGGCCCCGGGGCCGGCTCCAAGCTCGGCAAAGCCGAGCAGCTCGGGGTGCGCATCATCGATGCGGCGCAGTTCCGCATCCTCGTCGAACAGGGGCCCGCGGCGCTCGACCCGTTGGCCGACGCCGACGGAGAGGACGGCGCCGAGACCGCTCCGGTCGACTGA
- the mnmA gene encoding tRNA 2-thiouridine(34) synthase MnmA yields MRILAAMSGGVDSAVAAARAVEAGHEVVGVHLALSRAGGTLRTGSRGCCTIEDAMDARRAADRLGIPFYVWDFSERFRDDVIDDFVAEYRAGRTPNPCMRCNEKIKFAALLERAIELGFDAVCTGHYATLVTTPEGLELHRASDQAKDQSYVLGVLTAEQLAHTYFPLGSTPSKALVRAEAAERGLTVAQKPDSHDICFIPDGDTRGWLAERVGAEQGQILDRSGDVIGTHEGAHAFTVGQRRGLSIGVPAADGKPRFVLEVRPVSNTVVVGPKEALATAEIAGERSSWAGRPPVADDFDCDVQIRAHADPVPARATIVDGTVTVRPSVPFDGVAPGQTAVLYDGTRVLGQFTIDRTVSAVPVG; encoded by the coding sequence ATGCGAATTCTTGCGGCGATGAGTGGCGGCGTCGACTCGGCCGTGGCCGCAGCCCGGGCGGTCGAGGCCGGCCACGAGGTCGTCGGCGTGCATCTCGCGCTGTCTCGCGCCGGGGGAACGCTCCGCACCGGAAGCCGCGGATGCTGCACGATCGAGGACGCGATGGACGCCCGTCGCGCGGCCGACCGCCTCGGCATCCCGTTCTACGTCTGGGACTTCTCGGAGCGCTTCCGCGACGACGTGATCGACGATTTCGTCGCCGAATACCGGGCGGGCCGGACGCCTAATCCGTGCATGCGCTGCAACGAGAAGATCAAGTTCGCGGCGCTCCTGGAACGCGCGATCGAGCTGGGCTTCGATGCGGTCTGCACGGGGCACTACGCGACGCTCGTCACGACGCCCGAGGGGCTCGAGCTGCACCGCGCGTCGGATCAGGCCAAGGATCAGTCCTATGTGCTGGGCGTGCTCACTGCGGAGCAGCTGGCGCACACGTATTTCCCGCTGGGCTCGACCCCGTCCAAGGCCCTCGTCCGGGCCGAGGCGGCTGAACGCGGTCTGACCGTCGCGCAGAAGCCCGACAGCCACGACATCTGCTTCATCCCCGACGGCGACACCCGCGGGTGGCTCGCCGAGCGCGTGGGCGCGGAGCAGGGGCAGATCCTGGACCGGTCGGGCGACGTGATCGGAACGCACGAGGGGGCCCACGCGTTCACCGTGGGGCAGCGGCGCGGGCTGTCGATCGGCGTCCCCGCGGCAGACGGCAAGCCGCGCTTCGTGCTCGAGGTGCGTCCCGTCTCCAACACTGTGGTCGTCGGCCCGAAGGAGGCGCTCGCGACCGCCGAGATCGCGGGGGAGCGCTCCTCCTGGGCGGGCCGACCGCCGGTCGCCGACGATTTCGACTGCGATGTGCAGATCCGCGCTCATGCCGACCCCGTGCCGGCGCGCGCCACCATCGTCGACGGCACCGTGACGGTGCGCCCGAGCGTGCCGTTCGATGGAGTGGCGCCCGGCCAGACCGCCGTGCTCTACGACGGCACGCGGGTGCTCGGTCAGTTCACGATCGACCGCACCGTTTCGGCCGTCCCGGTCGGCTGA
- a CDS encoding cysteine desulfurase family protein: protein MHVYLDHAASSPLRPEAREAWLAAAEAGGNASSIHGSGQAARRVLEDARERLAALLDCDPIEVVFTSGGTEAVNLAVKGLWAARAAGTCAVVLPDGEHHATLDSVAELVGEWGAVVRPVALEPTGAISTARFVEALPGAALATALVANNEVGTVSDAAALAAAASIHGVPLHLDAVAAFGHVPVRFAEWRADASASAGLVALSVSAHKVGGPVGVGALVVSRAAALRAQLHGGGQQRGLRPGTQDVAGAAAFAAAAEATIAELGAEQRRLGRLRDRLAAGILSTIPDAEVLGDAARRVPGTLHVLFDGARGETMLFLLDQRDISVSTGSACQAGVPEPSHVVRALGRDDEAARSVLRLSLGRTTTDADVDAALAALPWAVERARAAAGAAGSMRS from the coding sequence GTGCACGTGTACCTCGACCACGCCGCCTCGAGCCCGCTCCGGCCGGAGGCGCGAGAGGCGTGGCTCGCCGCGGCGGAGGCGGGGGGCAACGCGTCGTCGATCCACGGCAGCGGTCAGGCCGCCCGCCGCGTGCTTGAGGATGCGCGGGAGAGGCTGGCCGCGCTCCTGGACTGCGACCCGATCGAGGTGGTGTTCACGAGCGGCGGCACCGAGGCGGTGAATCTCGCCGTGAAGGGGCTGTGGGCCGCGCGCGCCGCCGGAACCTGTGCGGTCGTCCTGCCCGACGGAGAGCACCACGCGACCCTCGACTCCGTCGCGGAACTCGTGGGTGAGTGGGGCGCGGTGGTGCGTCCGGTCGCCCTCGAACCGACGGGCGCGATCTCGACCGCGAGGTTCGTCGAGGCGCTTCCCGGAGCCGCGCTCGCCACCGCCCTGGTGGCGAACAACGAAGTCGGGACGGTGTCGGATGCGGCCGCCCTCGCCGCCGCCGCATCCATCCACGGCGTCCCGCTGCACCTGGACGCGGTCGCCGCGTTCGGGCACGTGCCGGTGCGGTTCGCCGAGTGGCGAGCGGATGCGTCCGCCTCCGCCGGGCTCGTCGCGCTGAGCGTGTCGGCGCACAAGGTCGGCGGCCCCGTCGGCGTGGGGGCGCTGGTCGTGTCCCGCGCGGCCGCGCTTCGGGCGCAGCTGCACGGCGGCGGGCAGCAGCGCGGGCTGCGCCCGGGCACGCAGGACGTCGCAGGCGCGGCAGCATTCGCCGCCGCGGCCGAAGCCACCATCGCCGAGCTCGGAGCGGAACAAAGGCGACTCGGACGCCTCCGCGATCGGCTGGCCGCCGGCATCCTGTCGACCATCCCGGATGCGGAGGTGCTGGGCGACGCCGCGCGACGCGTGCCGGGCACTCTGCACGTTCTGTTCGACGGTGCCCGCGGGGAAACGATGCTCTTCCTTCTCGATCAGCGCGACATCTCGGTCTCGACCGGATCCGCCTGCCAGGCGGGGGTCCCGGAGCCCTCGCACGTGGTGCGGGCGCTCGGCCGTGACGACGAGGCGGCGCGCTCGGTGCTGCGGTTGAGCCTGGGCCGAACGACCACCGACGCCGACGTGGACGCCGCTCTCGCCGCGTTGCCGTGGGCGGTCGAGCGGGCGCGCGCGGCCGCCGGCGCCGCGGGCTCGATGCGCTCGTAG